The region AATGCTCGAATTGATTCCAGCATTGTTTCCTCCGACTACGTGCCCTCAAGGACTCGATTGATGATCGCCATCATGCGCTCCCAGCTCTTGGTTTCCTCGCGGAGCTGCTTGCGGCCGGCTTTTGTGATGGAGTAGAACCGTGCCTTCCGGTTGTTGTCCGAGGTGCCCCATTCTGCGATGATCCAGCCGCGCTGCTCGAGGCGTAAGAGCGCCGGATATATGGTCCCCTGCGATAGCTGGAGCGCATTTTCTGACGCCTGTTGGATCCGGCGCGCCACGCCCCAGCCGTGCATCGACCCCAGCGATTCAAGGGTTTTCAGGACGAGCAGGTCGAGTGTGCCCTGCAGAACTTCAGATTTTGATTGGGTCATGGGGATCTCCTGTCGACGGTCGTAAGAACACCTTAATTCCACTCCGGCTGGCTGTCAACAAAAATCCAGAAATGGAAGACTGATCATTGCGGGTTGGCGTCCAGGTCCGTGACCCGGCTTAATCGTGCATCGCAAAAACATCCCGGAATGTTGGCAGGGCAACGGAGCTTCGTAAGGAATGGGAAAACGGCGAAACTGGAAACTACAGCCCTCGCAGTCCAGAAGTCCAGGTCCCGTTCTGGGAAGGTACGCCGCCAGCACTTCCGACCACTTGGCAGTCGGCTACTCGGAAAATGGCATGCAGCATGGAATCTGACATCGCGTCATCGGGAAGGAAGTCCGGATTTGTCCGCTGGATTCGTCCGAAGAAATGCCTTCCGTGTGTAGTGCGTGTGTAGTAACGTATCGATGTTTGGGGGTGTTTGTTGACGTTCGGAGGGATCTCGGAACAGCGGGAAATGGAATTGGGGCCGCTGTTTACGCGGCCCCGGCGAACGTTCGTGGTAATGGATGAACGATTGGGGTAGGAGTTTGAATCCTCTCGCCCCGACCATCCCCTCGATCTCGTCCTCGGGTTGCCCCATGGAGAAGCAGGCTCGGCGCATCATTGTCCACGGCATGGTGCAGGGCGTGGGTTTTCGCTACTTCGTCCAGCGGGCCGGGAAGCGCTTGGGGCTGGCCGGAGATGTCTGCAACCTGCCGGATGCGACTGTGGAGATCCTGGTCGAGGGGAATGCGGCCGAGCTTGACGAATTCATCAGGGAAGTGCGGAAGGGACCGCCCATGGCACATGTAGAGCGACTCGAGATCCTTGACATTGCTGTCAGCGGCAGGAATCCAACGTTTATGGTCGAAGGATGGTGAGGTGAAAATGGACCAGCTGAAGGCGAAGATTCGTGAGATCCCGGATTGGCCCAAGAAAGGCATCCTGTTTTACGACGTCACCACTCTGCTCAAGAACGGGCAGTGCTTTTATGAAGTCGTCAACGCCTTGACGACGCCTTTCGAAGACAAGCAGGTGGACCTGGTGGTAGGGATTGAGGCCCGCGGATTCATACTCGCACCCACCGTTGCCTATGGCCTCAAGGCGGGGTTCGTGCCGGTGAGAAAACCCGGGAAGTTGCCTGCGGCGATCCACAAAGTGACCTACGACCTGGAATACGGGACCGATTCGCTGGAGATCCACCAGGACGCGATTGAACCCGGCCAGCGGGTGCTGATCGTGGATGATCTCATCGCGACCGGGGGAACTGCCAGAGCAGTCGCCGACATCGTAGAGAAGATGGGCGGCATCGTCGTCGGTCTCGCCTTCATGGTGGAACTGACCGCTCTGAAGGGACGCCAGCGCATAACCAAATACAAGGTCACCAGCATCCTTAAGTATTGACGTCCGACTTCTGGCCTCCGACTTCGCGCGGGGACAGGGGCCCGCAGTCAGGAGTTACGGTCATAGAAGAATCGGGAGAGTCGGTCCCCGTTTAAAGACACGCGCAAATGCCGGCCGAAAACAGAACCGCCGATGGGAGGCGATAAATTTTCCGCGTCCATCGGCGGTTCCTTTTTCAGATCTCGAAATTCCGACTCCTGCTCCCTTTAAGACGAGGCGGTTTGCAGCCGCCTGGGGCCGGCGTCGACCACCTGTTGCGGGCAGCCTTCGGCGAAAAGCTTGAAATTCTCAATGTAGCGGGCTGCCAGCGCGTCATACTTCATCCAATATTCCTGCTTGTTGCCCCAGGCGCTTGATGGTTCCAGGACATCCTCCGGCACGTCGGGGCAGGACATCGGGACTTCGAAGCCGAACAGCTTGTCCTTCCGGAACGGCACCTTGTTGAGCTTGCCGTCCAGCACCGCATTGAGCATATTACGCGTGTGGCGGATGCTGATGCGCTTGCCGACGCCGAACTTGCCTCCCACCCAGCCGGTGTTGACCAGCCAGCAGCGGGCGTCCTGCTTCTCCATCTTCTGGCGCAGCAAGTCCGCGTAATAGAAAGGATGGTGCACCATGAAGGGCCCGCCGAAGCAGGCGCTGAAAGTGATTTCCGGCTCGATGCCGAGGCCCATCTCGGTGCCGGCAATCTTTGAAGTGTAACCGCTGATGAAGTGGTACATCGTCTGGTTCATGTCCAGACGCGCGATCGGAGGGAGAACGCCCGATGCATCGCATGTGAGGAAGATGACGTTCTTGGGATGCGTGGGGCTCATCTTCTCCGGCATGGCATTCGGGATGAACTCCAGGGGGTAGGAAGCGCGCGTGTTTTCCGTGGTGCGGTCGTCGTCCAGATCGGCCCGTCTCGTGGTGAGATCGTAGACGACATTTTCGAGGATCGTGCCGAACTTGCGCGTGCAGCCGTAAATCTCCGGCTCGTGTTCGGCCGAAAGACGGATTGCTTTGGCGTAGCAGCCGCCCTCGAAATTGAAGACGCTTTCGTCGCTCCAACCGTGCTCGTCGTCGCCGATCAGCTTGCGCCGTGGATCGGCAGAGAGGCTGGTCTTGCCGGTGCCGCTGAGACCGAAGAACAGAGCGACATCCCCTTGCTCGCCCACGTTAGCCGAGCAGTGCATGGCCATGACGTTCTGCAACGGCATCAGGAAATTCATGATAGTGAAGACCGATTTCTTGATCTCACCGCCGTAGCTGGTGTTGGCCACGATCGCCAGCCGCTGGGCGAAGTTGATCACGATAGCGGTCTCGGTAGCGGTTCCATCCACCATCGGCTCACATTTGAACGACGGAACGGCAATGACCGTGAACTCGGGGATGTGCTTCTTGTAATCATCCTGAGTGCGCGGCTGGATGAACATGTTGCGGGCGAACAAGCTCTGCCAGGCGCTTTCGGTGATGATGCGGATCGGCATCTGGTAGTTGGGATCGCCGCCCACATAACAATCCTGGACGAAAAGCTCCTCGCCCTGCAGGTAAGCCTGCAGCCGGGCGAGCAGGCCGCTGAACTTGTCCGGAGCCATCGGGCGGTTGTAGATGCCCCACCAGATCTTGTCTTCAGTCGATTCTTCCCGGACGATGTACTTGTCGTTGGCTGCGCGTGCGGTCCACTTGCCGGTGTTGAGAATCAGCGGGCCGCCGTGGCAAAGGTGAGCTTCCCCGCGGAAAATGGCCTCTTCATACAGCGCCTCCGCGGGCAGGTTCCAGAAAACCCTGTCCAGATACCGGAGGCCGTGATTCGCCAGTTTGAAATCACTCGCCAGATCGCCTGCCTGTTTTGACGCCGGTGTGTCGAATTCGAGATACTTTGTCATAGCCAATCCCTCACTAGTTTTCTCTGTCCAATGTACAGTTCGTTGGGCGAATTCGGATCCAGCGCCCACTTGATGCGCTCGATACCCTCGGTGATGTCCTTCACCGAGCCGCAAGTCGACAGGCGCAGGTAACCATCCATTCCGAACTCGACGCCCGGAACCGTAGCCA is a window of Terriglobia bacterium DNA encoding:
- a CDS encoding PadR family transcriptional regulator, with amino-acid sequence MTQSKSEVLQGTLDLLVLKTLESLGSMHGWGVARRIQQASENALQLSQGTIYPALLRLEQRGWIIAEWGTSDNNRKARFYSITKAGRKQLREETKSWERMMAIINRVLEGT
- a CDS encoding acylphosphatase, whose amino-acid sequence is MEKQARRIIVHGMVQGVGFRYFVQRAGKRLGLAGDVCNLPDATVEILVEGNAAELDEFIREVRKGPPMAHVERLEILDIAVSGRNPTFMVEGW
- a CDS encoding adenine phosphoribosyltransferase — encoded protein: MDQLKAKIREIPDWPKKGILFYDVTTLLKNGQCFYEVVNALTTPFEDKQVDLVVGIEARGFILAPTVAYGLKAGFVPVRKPGKLPAAIHKVTYDLEYGTDSLEIHQDAIEPGQRVLIVDDLIATGGTARAVADIVEKMGGIVVGLAFMVELTALKGRQRITKYKVTSILKY
- the pckA gene encoding phosphoenolpyruvate carboxykinase (ATP), with the translated sequence MTKYLEFDTPASKQAGDLASDFKLANHGLRYLDRVFWNLPAEALYEEAIFRGEAHLCHGGPLILNTGKWTARAANDKYIVREESTEDKIWWGIYNRPMAPDKFSGLLARLQAYLQGEELFVQDCYVGGDPNYQMPIRIITESAWQSLFARNMFIQPRTQDDYKKHIPEFTVIAVPSFKCEPMVDGTATETAIVINFAQRLAIVANTSYGGEIKKSVFTIMNFLMPLQNVMAMHCSANVGEQGDVALFFGLSGTGKTSLSADPRRKLIGDDEHGWSDESVFNFEGGCYAKAIRLSAEHEPEIYGCTRKFGTILENVVYDLTTRRADLDDDRTTENTRASYPLEFIPNAMPEKMSPTHPKNVIFLTCDASGVLPPIARLDMNQTMYHFISGYTSKIAGTEMGLGIEPEITFSACFGGPFMVHHPFYYADLLRQKMEKQDARCWLVNTGWVGGKFGVGKRISIRHTRNMLNAVLDGKLNKVPFRKDKLFGFEVPMSCPDVPEDVLEPSSAWGNKQEYWMKYDALAARYIENFKLFAEGCPQQVVDAGPRRLQTASS